A region of Plantactinospora sp. BC1 DNA encodes the following proteins:
- a CDS encoding S1C family serine protease has protein sequence MSTERAEPERAERAALDAYSQVVTGVAARVLPSVAALAVRGPRGAGAGSAVTFTDDGFLLTSAHVVDGAAGGQATFGDGAEARFDVVGTDPLSDLAVLRVRATAAPPAELGDADPLRIGQLVVAVGNPMGLAGSVTAGVVSGLGRSLPARDGRVVRLIEDVIQTDAALNPGNSGGALADAAGRVVGINTAVAGYGLGLAVPINSTTRQIIGDLVTSGRVRRAWLGVAGVPVPLPPAVAERTGQRRGLRVVEVVPESPAGVAGIYLGDVIISAGGRPVADGQSLQRLMLGPAIGTRLPMTLLRRGAFVDVIAVPAELAR, from the coding sequence ATGAGCACCGAACGAGCAGAACCGGAGCGTGCCGAGCGGGCCGCTCTGGACGCGTACTCCCAGGTGGTGACCGGGGTGGCCGCCCGGGTGCTGCCCAGCGTGGCCGCGCTGGCCGTACGCGGTCCGCGCGGCGCCGGAGCCGGTTCGGCGGTGACCTTCACCGACGACGGGTTCCTGCTCACCAGCGCGCACGTGGTGGACGGGGCGGCCGGCGGGCAGGCCACCTTCGGCGACGGCGCCGAGGCCCGGTTCGACGTGGTCGGCACCGACCCCCTCTCCGACCTGGCCGTACTCCGGGTCCGGGCCACCGCCGCCCCGCCCGCCGAACTCGGCGACGCCGACCCGCTGCGGATCGGGCAGCTTGTGGTGGCGGTCGGCAACCCGATGGGGCTGGCCGGCTCGGTCACCGCCGGGGTGGTCTCCGGGCTGGGCCGGTCGCTGCCGGCCCGGGACGGCCGGGTCGTCCGGCTGATCGAGGACGTCATCCAGACCGACGCCGCGCTCAACCCCGGCAACTCCGGTGGGGCGCTGGCCGACGCCGCCGGCCGGGTGGTCGGGATCAACACCGCCGTCGCCGGGTACGGCCTCGGCCTGGCGGTGCCGATCAACTCCACCACCCGGCAGATCATCGGCGACCTGGTGACCTCGGGACGGGTCCGGCGGGCCTGGCTCGGCGTCGCCGGGGTGCCGGTACCGCTGCCGCCGGCGGTGGCCGAGCGCACCGGCCAGCGGCGCGGGCTGCGGGTGGTGGAGGTCGTCCCGGAGAGCCCGGCCGGGGTCGCCGGGATCTACCTCGGCGACGTGATCATCTCGGCCGGCGGCCGGCCGGTGGCGGACGGGCAGAGCCTGCAACGGCTCATGCTCGGCCCGGCCATCGGCACCCGGCTGCCGATGACCCTGCTGCGCCGGGGCGCCTTCGTCGACGTGATCGCGGTACCGGCCGAGCTGGCCCGCTGA
- a CDS encoding GNAT family N-acetyltransferase produces the protein MTLTLRPAVTADLLAIGDLHHRSRAAAYREIIPADALAAQTGEMMGRYWAERWTYERDTHLMTVAERDGRLLGFTYLGPHDPTEPVSAGPDVGELYAIHLDPAVQGHGVGRTLMVDALAKLHARGWRRAVLWVLVDNAHARNFYARGGWVPDGVEREGAIGPVLTPQLRYARDLP, from the coding sequence ATGACCCTCACTCTGCGCCCGGCGGTGACCGCCGACCTGCTGGCGATCGGCGACCTGCACCACAGATCGCGTGCGGCGGCGTACCGGGAGATCATCCCGGCGGACGCGCTGGCGGCACAGACCGGCGAGATGATGGGGCGGTACTGGGCGGAGCGTTGGACCTACGAGCGGGACACCCACCTGATGACGGTGGCGGAACGGGACGGCCGGCTGCTCGGCTTCACCTATCTCGGGCCGCACGACCCCACCGAACCCGTTTCGGCCGGCCCGGACGTCGGCGAGCTGTACGCGATCCACCTGGACCCGGCCGTGCAGGGCCACGGGGTGGGCCGGACCCTGATGGTCGACGCGCTGGCGAAGCTGCACGCCCGGGGCTGGCGCCGGGCCGTGCTCTGGGTACTCGTCGACAACGCGCACGCCCGGAACTTCTACGCCCGGGGCGGCTGGGTGCCCGACGGCGTCGAGCGGGAGGGCGCGATCGGCCCGGTGCTGACCCCACAGCTGCGCTACGCCCGCGACCTGCCGTAG
- a CDS encoding MmcQ/YjbR family DNA-binding protein produces MSVLPEVEQGISYGTPACKIRGKLFARLLEDGERIAIFTHEREALLAAAPQTYTVPAHYANYPMVVVALDTADPVELSELLTESWRIRAPKRLAATLPR; encoded by the coding sequence GTGTCGGTGCTACCCGAGGTGGAACAGGGCATCTCATACGGGACGCCCGCCTGCAAGATCCGGGGCAAGCTCTTCGCCCGGCTGCTGGAGGACGGCGAGCGGATCGCGATCTTCACGCACGAGCGGGAGGCGCTGCTCGCGGCGGCGCCGCAGACCTACACCGTGCCGGCGCACTACGCCAACTATCCGATGGTGGTGGTCGCGCTCGACACCGCCGATCCGGTCGAGCTGAGCGAACTGCTCACCGAGTCGTGGCGGATCAGGGCGCCGAAGCGGCTGGCGGCGACCCTGCCGCGCTGA
- a CDS encoding ribonuclease Z translates to MSVRELAVLGTASQVPTRHRNHNGYLLRWDREVILFDPGEGTQRQMMFAGIPAGDLTRICVTHFHGDHCLGLPGVIQRLSLDRVPHPVDAHYPGGDAHFFARLWHASSFHETAELRELPVLRDGQTFETSAGTLLARRLRHPVETYGYRLVEPDERRMLPDRLAGFGVRGPAIGELIRAGHVHVAGRRVTLAEVSAPRPGQRFGFVMDTGLCDGVFELADRADLLVIESTFLAEDAALAAEVGHLTAAQAGRVAAESGVRRLVLTHFSQRYAPTSRAGLPPAAERFAAEAREHFDGDLVIAEDLARVAVPPRVAVSAAGSPPAASAP, encoded by the coding sequence GTGTCCGTACGTGAGCTGGCGGTGCTGGGCACGGCCAGCCAGGTGCCGACCCGGCACCGCAACCACAACGGGTACCTGCTGCGCTGGGACCGCGAGGTGATCCTCTTCGACCCCGGCGAGGGCACCCAGCGGCAGATGATGTTCGCCGGCATCCCGGCCGGCGACCTGACCCGGATCTGCGTCACGCACTTCCACGGCGACCACTGTCTCGGCCTGCCCGGGGTGATCCAGCGGCTCTCGCTGGACCGGGTGCCGCATCCGGTCGACGCGCACTATCCGGGCGGCGACGCGCACTTCTTCGCCCGGCTGTGGCACGCCAGCTCGTTCCACGAGACCGCCGAGCTGCGCGAACTGCCGGTGCTGCGGGACGGCCAGACCTTCGAGACCTCCGCCGGCACGCTGCTGGCCCGCCGGCTCCGGCACCCGGTCGAGACGTACGGCTACCGGCTGGTCGAGCCGGACGAGCGGCGGATGCTGCCGGACCGGCTGGCCGGGTTCGGCGTCCGGGGGCCGGCGATCGGCGAGCTGATCCGGGCCGGTCACGTCCACGTGGCCGGCCGGCGGGTGACGCTCGCCGAGGTGAGCGCGCCGCGTCCCGGCCAGCGGTTCGGCTTCGTGATGGACACCGGGCTCTGCGACGGGGTCTTCGAACTGGCCGACCGGGCCGATCTGCTGGTGATCGAGTCGACGTTCCTGGCCGAGGATGCCGCGCTCGCCGCCGAGGTCGGCCACCTGACGGCGGCCCAGGCCGGCCGGGTGGCGGCCGAGTCCGGGGTACGCCGGCTCGTGCTGACCCACTTCTCCCAGCGGTACGCCCCGACGTCCCGGGCCGGGCTGCCACCGGCCGCCGAGCGTTTCGCGGCCGAGGCCCGGGAGCACTTCGACGGTGACCTGGTGATCGCCGAGGATCTGGCCCGGGTGGCGGTGCCGCCCCGGGTGGCGGTCAGCGCGGCAGGGTCGCCGCCAGCCGCTTCGGCGCCCTGA
- a CDS encoding type II toxin-antitoxin system RelE/ParE family toxin, which produces MTGPASDRYRLQVAGPAARALAGRLPEKIAAAVYEFITTALLDNPHRVGKRLLLPPFQGTWSARRGTYRVLYEIDEDDRVVTVTAIEHRADAYRSR; this is translated from the coding sequence GTGACTGGCCCGGCCTCCGACCGCTACCGACTGCAGGTCGCCGGGCCGGCCGCACGCGCCTTGGCCGGGCGGCTGCCAGAGAAGATCGCCGCAGCCGTCTACGAGTTCATCACCACCGCCCTCCTCGACAACCCGCATCGCGTCGGCAAACGACTGCTTCTGCCACCGTTCCAGGGAACCTGGTCGGCCAGACGGGGCACGTATCGAGTCCTCTACGAGATCGACGAGGACGACCGCGTCGTGACCGTGACGGCCATAGAACATCGCGCCGACGCCTACCGGTCGCGTTGA
- a CDS encoding type II toxin-antitoxin system Phd/YefM family antitoxin translates to MTVVPFTDARNRLSELIDEVTSTHERIEITKHGHTAAVLISADDLAALEETLEVLSSAEAMRQLAESKAAVEAGDVLDADELAALMAKRSKQAR, encoded by the coding sequence ATGACTGTCGTGCCCTTCACCGACGCTCGCAACCGCCTCTCAGAACTCATCGACGAGGTGACCTCGACCCATGAGCGGATAGAGATCACCAAACACGGCCACACCGCCGCGGTACTCATCTCCGCCGACGATCTCGCGGCTTTGGAAGAGACGCTGGAGGTCCTGTCCAGCGCTGAAGCCATGCGGCAACTTGCCGAATCCAAGGCAGCCGTCGAAGCCGGTGACGTTCTCGACGCCGACGAACTCGCGGCGTTGATGGCGAAGCGGTCGAAGCAGGCACGGTGA
- the msrA gene encoding peptide-methionine (S)-S-oxide reductase MsrA, which produces MFLRRTNAELPTPDQALPGRPIAMPIADRHEVLGTPLRGPWPEGAQVAVFGMGCFWGAERLFWTLPGVISTSAGYAGGYTKNPTYEEVCSGRTAHAEVVQVVYDPSKIGYEDLLKVFWENHDPTQGMRQGNDVGTQYRSAIYTTTEEQAAVARASRDAFAPIVAGAGHGEITTEIAELGDYYYAEDYHQQYLAPTKNPGGYCNHGPNGLTCPVGVAKTA; this is translated from the coding sequence GTGTTCCTACGGCGCACCAATGCCGAGCTGCCCACCCCCGACCAGGCCCTGCCCGGCCGGCCGATCGCGATGCCGATCGCCGACCGGCACGAGGTGCTCGGTACCCCGCTGCGGGGCCCGTGGCCCGAGGGTGCCCAGGTCGCCGTCTTCGGGATGGGCTGTTTCTGGGGAGCCGAGCGGCTGTTCTGGACGCTGCCCGGGGTGATTTCCACCTCCGCGGGCTACGCGGGCGGTTATACGAAGAATCCGACCTACGAGGAGGTCTGCTCGGGCCGGACGGCGCACGCCGAGGTGGTCCAGGTGGTCTACGACCCCTCGAAGATCGGTTACGAGGACCTGCTCAAGGTCTTCTGGGAGAACCACGACCCGACCCAGGGGATGCGGCAGGGCAACGACGTCGGCACGCAGTACCGGTCGGCGATCTACACCACCACCGAGGAGCAGGCCGCGGTCGCCCGGGCGTCCCGGGACGCGTTCGCGCCGATCGTGGCGGGGGCCGGGCACGGCGAGATCACCACGGAGATCGCCGAGCTGGGCGACTACTACTACGCCGAGGACTACCACCAGCAGTACCTGGCGCCGACCAAGAACCCGGGCGGTTATTGTAATCATGGCCCCAATGGCCTGACTTGTCCGGTTGGCGTGGCCAAGACCGCGTAG
- a CDS encoding HIT family protein produces MAGCVFCGIVAGAAAFRVVDSPDGVAFLDVRPVFRGHLLVVPRAHVETLGELPDEALPGYFRLVRRLAVAVEEGLGAGGTFVAMNNRVSQSVPHLHTHVVPRTKGDGLRGFFWPRTKYASDAEAGSYADRIAAALTE; encoded by the coding sequence GTGGCGGGGTGCGTGTTCTGCGGGATCGTGGCGGGCGCGGCGGCGTTCCGGGTGGTCGACTCCCCCGACGGGGTGGCCTTCCTCGACGTCCGCCCGGTGTTCAGGGGGCACTTACTGGTGGTGCCGCGCGCACACGTCGAGACGCTGGGCGAGCTGCCGGACGAGGCGCTGCCCGGCTACTTCCGGCTGGTCCGGCGGCTGGCCGTGGCCGTCGAGGAGGGGCTCGGCGCGGGCGGGACGTTCGTGGCGATGAACAACCGGGTCTCCCAGTCCGTGCCGCACCTGCACACCCATGTCGTACCGCGGACGAAGGGCGACGGGCTGCGCGGCTTCTTCTGGCCCCGCACGAAGTACGCCTCGGACGCCGAGGCCGGCTCGTACGCCGACCGGATCGCCGCCGCGCTCACCGAGTAG
- a CDS encoding cystathionine gamma-synthase produces MSHGFETLAIHAGQEPEPRTGAVVPPIYQTSTYAQDAVGAPRLGYEYSRSGNPTRDALQECLAALEGGPVGLAFASGLAAEDALLRTVCRPGDHVVIPDDAYGGTFRLFARVAERWGLSWTAARISDVDAVRAAVRPGQTRVIWVETPTNPLLGIADIAGLAALANDVDALLVVDNTFASPYLQQPIALGADVVVHSTTKYVGGHSDVVGGALVAASAALGEELRYHQNAMGAVNGPFDAWLTLRGVKTLGVRMDRHCDNAERIADYLNGHRAVSQVLYPGLPEHPGHEVAAKQMRRFGGMISFRAAGGEEHAVRICDRAKLFVLAESLGGVESLIEHPGRMTHASAAGSPLEVPADLVRLSVGIETADDLLADLEQALG; encoded by the coding sequence ATGAGTCACGGCTTCGAGACACTCGCCATCCACGCCGGCCAGGAGCCGGAGCCCCGCACCGGGGCGGTGGTGCCGCCGATATACCAGACCAGCACGTACGCCCAGGACGCCGTCGGCGCGCCCCGGCTCGGCTACGAGTACAGCAGGTCGGGCAACCCGACCCGGGACGCGTTGCAGGAGTGCCTCGCCGCGCTGGAGGGCGGCCCGGTCGGGCTCGCCTTCGCCAGCGGGCTGGCCGCCGAGGACGCCCTGCTGCGTACCGTCTGCCGCCCGGGGGACCACGTGGTGATCCCGGACGACGCGTACGGCGGCACGTTCCGGCTCTTCGCCCGGGTCGCCGAGCGCTGGGGACTGAGCTGGACGGCGGCCCGGATCTCCGACGTCGACGCGGTCCGGGCGGCGGTCCGCCCCGGCCAGACGAGGGTGATCTGGGTGGAGACCCCCACCAACCCGCTGCTCGGGATCGCCGACATCGCCGGGCTGGCCGCGCTGGCCAATGACGTCGACGCGCTGCTGGTCGTCGACAACACCTTCGCCTCGCCCTACCTCCAGCAGCCGATCGCGCTCGGCGCGGACGTGGTGGTGCACTCGACGACGAAGTACGTCGGCGGGCACTCCGACGTGGTCGGGGGCGCCCTCGTCGCGGCCAGCGCCGCGCTCGGCGAGGAGCTGCGCTACCACCAGAACGCGATGGGCGCGGTGAACGGGCCCTTCGACGCCTGGTTGACGCTGCGCGGGGTGAAGACCCTCGGGGTACGGATGGACCGGCACTGCGACAACGCCGAGCGGATCGCCGACTATCTCAACGGGCATAGGGCGGTGTCCCAGGTGCTCTACCCGGGCCTGCCGGAACACCCCGGGCACGAGGTCGCGGCGAAGCAGATGCGCCGGTTCGGCGGCATGATCTCGTTCCGGGCGGCCGGTGGCGAGGAGCACGCCGTACGGATTTGCGACCGGGCGAAACTCTTCGTGCTCGCCGAGTCACTGGGCGGAGTCGAGTCGCTTATCGAACATCCGGGCCGGATGACACACGCAAGTGCCGCCGGCTCGCCGCTTGAAGTTCCCGCCGATCTCGTGCGACTGTCTGTCGGCATCGAGACCGCCGACGACCTACTCGCAGACCTGGAGCAGGCGCTCGGATGA
- a CDS encoding amidase — MAVQDITPNWVGATAKQIARAVRRGDASATQVVADHLDHIDRADRELSAFRVVRGGEAIVEAEKVDEQDDLANLPLAGVPIAVKENTAVAGLPTWNGSAAARTPVAESDHEVVRRLRGAGAVIVGVTRMPELGLFGVTDDETVATRNPWATDRTPGGSSGGSAAAVASGMVPIAHGNDGLGSIRIPAACCGLVGLKPGRGVVPSQLGANDWYGLAEQGILATTVADAAVGFAVLAGRRPDKLVPPERLRVAVSLRSPVAGVRPDQPNRDAVGAAAKLLAVAGHDTVSVDPVYPTSLGLRGVATWLAAAANEVEAAGLDPATLQRRSRRHAALGGWAQRRGLVREQDRTRWRERSVNFFGDHSVDLMLTPALASAPPPALGWATRSWRSNLLTCIRYAPYAAPWNLAGLPSLVVPVGLRPDGLPVGVQLVGPPGSELLLLGVAGQFELAGPWRRHAPDWPRVPTPAG, encoded by the coding sequence TTGGCCGTGCAGGACATCACGCCGAACTGGGTGGGCGCGACCGCGAAACAGATCGCCCGGGCCGTCCGTCGTGGGGACGCCTCCGCCACCCAGGTGGTGGCGGACCACCTCGACCACATCGACCGGGCGGACCGCGAGCTGTCCGCGTTCCGGGTGGTCCGGGGTGGCGAGGCGATCGTCGAGGCCGAGAAGGTCGACGAGCAGGACGACCTGGCGAACCTGCCGCTGGCCGGGGTGCCGATCGCGGTCAAGGAGAACACCGCCGTCGCGGGGCTGCCGACCTGGAACGGGTCGGCAGCCGCGCGTACCCCGGTCGCCGAGTCCGACCACGAGGTGGTCCGGCGGCTGCGCGGCGCCGGAGCGGTGATCGTCGGGGTGACCCGGATGCCCGAGCTCGGGCTCTTCGGGGTCACCGACGACGAGACCGTGGCGACCCGCAACCCGTGGGCGACCGACCGGACCCCGGGCGGCTCCTCCGGCGGTTCGGCGGCGGCCGTCGCCTCCGGGATGGTGCCGATCGCGCACGGCAACGACGGACTCGGCTCGATCCGGATCCCGGCCGCCTGCTGCGGGCTGGTCGGGCTCAAGCCCGGCCGGGGCGTCGTACCGAGCCAGCTCGGCGCCAACGACTGGTACGGCCTCGCCGAGCAGGGCATCCTGGCCACCACCGTGGCGGACGCGGCGGTCGGCTTCGCGGTGCTCGCCGGACGCCGGCCGGACAAGCTGGTACCGCCGGAGCGGCTCCGGGTCGCCGTCTCGCTCCGCTCACCGGTGGCCGGGGTACGCCCGGACCAGCCCAACCGGGACGCGGTGGGCGCCGCCGCCAAGCTGCTGGCGGTGGCCGGACACGACACCGTCTCGGTCGACCCGGTCTATCCGACCTCGCTGGGGCTGCGCGGCGTCGCCACCTGGCTGGCGGCGGCGGCGAACGAGGTCGAGGCGGCCGGTCTCGACCCCGCCACCCTGCAACGGCGCAGCCGCCGGCACGCCGCCCTCGGCGGCTGGGCACAGCGCCGTGGCCTGGTACGCGAGCAGGACCGCACCCGGTGGCGGGAGCGGAGCGTCAACTTCTTCGGCGACCACTCGGTCGACCTGATGCTCACTCCCGCGCTGGCCAGCGCCCCTCCGCCGGCCCTTGGCTGGGCCACCCGCTCGTGGCGGTCCAACCTGCTGACCTGCATCCGCTACGCGCCGTACGCCGCGCCGTGGAATCTCGCCGGCCTGCCGTCGCTGGTCGTACCGGTCGGGCTGCGCCCGGACGGGCTGCCGGTCGGAGTGCAGCTGGTCGGCCCGCCCGGCTCGGAGCTGCTGCTGCTCGGCGTGGCCGGGCAGTTCGAGCTGGCCGGCCCGTGGCGGCGGCACGCGCCGGACTGGCCCCGGGTGCCCACCCCGGCCGGCTAA
- the ilvA gene encoding threonine ammonia-lyase, which yields MTELVGLAEVAAARELLADVVRVTPLEPSRPLSAALGGPVWLKCEHVQRAGSYKVRGAYVRIARLSAAERDRGVVAASAGNHAQGVALAAGLLGAAATVFMPVGAPLPKVAATKGYGARVELVGNTVDESLVAAEDFANRTGAVFIHPFDHPDVIAGQGTVALEILEQCPEVRTIIAGVGGGGLVSGIAVAAKALRPDVRVIGVQAAGAAAFPASLRAGEPVRLPAFATIADGIAVGRPGEVTFAHVSKLVDEIVTVADEDISRALLMLLERGKQVVEPAGAAGVAALMSGAVQVEPPVVAVLSGGNIDPLLMLRVIEHGLASAGRFLRITVRCADRPGQLASLLGMIAEHRGNVVDVVHQRQNPHLRLGEVEVALSVETRGSEHSDRLISALRGCGYQVDVAQPG from the coding sequence ATGACGGAGCTGGTCGGACTCGCCGAGGTCGCCGCCGCCCGCGAACTGCTCGCCGACGTCGTCCGGGTCACTCCGCTGGAGCCGTCCCGGCCGCTCTCCGCCGCGCTGGGCGGACCGGTCTGGCTCAAGTGCGAGCACGTGCAGCGGGCCGGGTCGTACAAGGTGCGGGGCGCGTACGTGCGGATCGCCCGGCTCTCGGCGGCGGAGCGCGACCGGGGGGTGGTGGCGGCCAGCGCCGGCAACCACGCCCAGGGGGTGGCACTCGCCGCCGGGCTGCTCGGCGCCGCCGCCACGGTCTTCATGCCGGTGGGCGCGCCGCTGCCGAAGGTGGCGGCGACCAAGGGGTACGGCGCCCGGGTGGAGCTGGTCGGCAACACCGTCGACGAGTCACTGGTCGCGGCGGAGGACTTCGCGAACCGTACCGGTGCGGTCTTCATCCACCCGTTCGACCACCCGGACGTGATCGCCGGGCAGGGCACGGTGGCGCTGGAGATCCTGGAGCAGTGCCCGGAGGTGCGGACCATCATCGCCGGGGTCGGCGGCGGCGGACTCGTCTCCGGGATCGCGGTGGCGGCCAAGGCGCTCCGCCCGGACGTACGCGTGATCGGGGTGCAGGCCGCCGGTGCCGCCGCCTTCCCCGCGTCGCTGCGGGCCGGCGAACCGGTACGGCTGCCCGCCTTCGCCACGATCGCCGACGGCATCGCGGTCGGCCGGCCCGGTGAGGTCACCTTCGCGCACGTCAGCAAGCTGGTGGACGAGATCGTGACGGTAGCCGACGAGGACATCTCGCGGGCCCTGCTGATGCTGCTGGAACGGGGCAAGCAGGTGGTGGAGCCGGCCGGGGCGGCCGGGGTGGCCGCGCTGATGTCCGGCGCGGTGCAGGTCGAGCCGCCGGTGGTGGCGGTGCTCTCCGGCGGCAACATCGACCCGCTGCTGATGCTGCGGGTGATCGAGCACGGGCTCGCCTCGGCGGGCCGCTTCCTGCGGATCACCGTGCGCTGCGCCGACCGGCCCGGCCAGTTGGCGTCGCTGCTGGGCATGATCGCCGAGCACCGGGGCAACGTGGTCGACGTGGTGCACCAGCGGCAGAACCCGCACCTGCGGCTCGGTGAGGTCGAGGTGGCGCTCTCGGTGGAGACCCGGGGCTCCGAGCACTCCGACCGGCTGATCAGTGCGCTGCGCGGCTGCGGCTACCAGGTCGACGTCGCCCAGCCGGGCTGA
- the greA gene encoding transcription elongation factor GreA: MSTTDREAATWLSQEAYDRLQAELNELIAGRPAIAAEINARREEGDLRENGGYHAAREEQGKQEFRIRQLQELLRTAQVGEAPAADVVAPGCVVTIHFDDDTDDTETFLLGSREIAATTDLTVYSPESALGKSILGARPGQTVTYTAPSGAEIKVTVVRFEAYGG; the protein is encoded by the coding sequence GTGTCCACGACCGACCGCGAGGCAGCCACCTGGCTGTCGCAGGAGGCCTACGACCGGCTGCAGGCGGAGCTCAACGAGCTGATCGCCGGCCGTCCTGCGATCGCCGCGGAGATCAACGCCCGGCGCGAAGAGGGTGACCTCAGGGAGAACGGCGGTTACCACGCCGCCCGGGAGGAACAGGGCAAGCAGGAGTTCCGGATCCGTCAGCTACAGGAACTTCTCCGTACCGCCCAGGTCGGCGAGGCGCCGGCCGCGGACGTGGTGGCGCCGGGCTGCGTCGTCACGATCCACTTCGACGACGACACCGACGACACCGAGACCTTCCTGCTCGGTTCCCGGGAGATCGCCGCGACCACCGACCTGACCGTCTACAGCCCGGAGTCGGCGCTCGGCAAGTCCATCCTCGGCGCCCGGCCCGGCCAGACCGTCACCTACACGGCGCCGAGCGGCGCGGAGATCAAGGTGACGGTGGTCCGGTTCGAGGCGTACGGCGGCTGA
- a CDS encoding DUF4307 domain-containing protein, with translation MSETPATPVPTAPVFPPGRYGHRRAQRRRRPWVAALLAVALLVVMSAVSYRLYRQYGDPNYDAQVITYTEITDSQLVLDFRVTVPAGGSAICVLRARSKDGAEVAREEVRVDAEPGQRHLTARHRLVTTARPILGEVLRCRPTG, from the coding sequence GTGTCCGAGACGCCCGCCACACCAGTACCGACCGCCCCGGTGTTCCCACCCGGCCGGTACGGCCACCGCCGCGCGCAGCGGCGCCGCCGGCCCTGGGTCGCGGCACTGCTGGCGGTCGCCCTGCTGGTGGTGATGAGCGCCGTCTCCTACCGCCTCTACCGGCAGTACGGCGACCCGAACTACGACGCCCAGGTGATCACCTACACCGAGATCACCGACAGCCAGCTCGTGCTCGACTTCCGGGTCACCGTGCCGGCCGGCGGCTCGGCGATCTGCGTGCTCCGGGCCCGCTCCAAGGACGGCGCCGAGGTCGCCCGCGAGGAGGTACGGGTCGACGCCGAGCCGGGGCAGCGGCACCTGACCGCCCGGCACCGGTTGGTCACCACGGCCCGGCCGATCCTCGGCGAGGTGCTCCGCTGCCGCCCCACCGGATGA
- the mca gene encoding mycothiol conjugate amidase Mca — MAEQLRLMAVHAHPDDESSKGAATMAKYVAEGVQVLVVTCTGGERGSVLNPKLDRPDVWANIAEIRRAEMDAARAILGVEQAWLGFVDSGLPEGDPLPPLPEGCFALQDVEVAAAPLVKLMREFRPHVVTTYDEDGGYPHPDHIMCHKVSVAAFDAAGDPERFPESGAPWQPLKLYYDIGFSKAKIMALHEAMLARGAESPYAEWLERWEDRPDKGPRITTRVPCADYFPVRDDALRAHATQVDPDGFWFHVPMELQQQAWPTEDFELVRSVVDSPLPESDLFAGVRETAQVR, encoded by the coding sequence TTGGCAGAACAGCTACGTCTGATGGCCGTGCACGCCCATCCCGACGACGAGTCGAGCAAGGGCGCGGCGACCATGGCGAAATACGTCGCCGAAGGGGTGCAGGTCCTCGTCGTCACGTGTACCGGCGGCGAGCGGGGCAGTGTCCTCAACCCGAAGCTGGACCGGCCGGACGTCTGGGCCAACATCGCCGAGATCCGCCGGGCCGAGATGGACGCCGCCCGGGCCATCCTCGGCGTCGAGCAGGCGTGGCTCGGCTTCGTCGACTCGGGGCTGCCGGAGGGCGACCCGCTGCCCCCGCTGCCGGAGGGCTGCTTCGCGCTCCAGGACGTCGAGGTCGCGGCGGCGCCGCTGGTCAAGCTGATGCGCGAGTTCCGTCCGCACGTCGTCACCACCTACGACGAGGACGGCGGCTACCCGCACCCCGACCACATCATGTGCCACAAGGTCAGCGTGGCGGCGTTCGACGCGGCCGGTGACCCGGAGCGCTTCCCGGAGTCGGGTGCTCCGTGGCAGCCGTTGAAGCTCTACTACGACATCGGCTTCTCCAAGGCGAAGATCATGGCGCTGCACGAGGCGATGCTGGCCCGGGGCGCGGAGTCGCCGTACGCGGAGTGGCTGGAGCGGTGGGAGGACCGGCCGGACAAGGGGCCGAGGATCACCACCCGGGTCCCCTGCGCGGACTACTTCCCGGTCCGCGACGACGCGCTGCGCGCCCACGCCACCCAGGTCGACCCGGACGGCTTCTGGTTCCACGTGCCGATGGAGTTGCAGCAGCAGGCCTGGCCGACCGAGGACTTCGAGCTGGTCCGCTCGGTCGTCGACAGTCCGCTGCCCGAGTCGGACCTCTTCGCCGGGGTTCGGGAGACCGCGCAGGTCCGGTGA